The nucleotide window TTGCATAGGGGcctattttcatttaatgaagTCACTTCTACAGCTTGGTGTGTTCTCATGCTTCCACGTGTTCTCAACAGTTCTTCTACCAATCCATGCATGCTGAGATTCTCACCATGAACGTCCACGCTGCTACATCTAAGTGCACTGAAACTGTGTTCTTCTTGGACCTTCAAGCTGTGAATTCGTTGCATTTCttccatcttttcttttctttttgcacgATGATGAAAGTTATACCTTGTTTCTAGATCTTCATTTCTGGCTATAGATGCTTGCATTTATGGTTGTCCCCATCTTGTTGCATGCAAGTGATTTTCGTGTTGCCCCCATCTTACCATATCAGCTCTCATCCATGGACCAAAGTTAGTAACCTCGGTTCTAACTTGAAACAGAGGACACACTTGTTGTATGTGACCTAGACATCCACAGCAATAACAAAAGTCTGACagcctttcatatttgaaactgATCCACGTTGCTTGTCTTCTAGGCCGTGAGAGTGGAAACCCATCTGAAAGTGGATTCTCTACATTTATCTCCACTTGCACTCATATATTTTCTGAGGATTATTTTCATGTCCGTAGCTTGCTCTACTTGAATAAAATTCCCTAGCCTCCTTGCTATTCTTTCAGCATTTGTTGTTGTCATATACTCCAGAGGCAATCCGTGTATTTGAACCTAGAAAATTGACATTTTTAGATCAATTTCTTGCAAGCTTAAACCAGTGGGCCAATCTCTAATCAACATATGAAAACCTCTGATATTCCAAGGTCGCTGCTCTAAGACCCTGTTTTTCTCTTGCTGGGTTGGAAATGTGAAGAGAAAAGTGTTTGTGCATAGGTCTTCAATGGAGAGTCCGATCACGAAGCTCCATGCAGCCTTTATTGTAGCATGTAACGTAAGTTTGTTGAGCGGCTTGGATGTAATTATGCGTCCAATGAGTGCATGCTCTGAAAGGTATGCTGCATTTTCAATTTCTAGCTGCAGATCCAGGTCTAGCCATTTGAGGGTTTCTGAGGTTTTGATGCTTCCTTCCATTTTTGTCATTGGGTTCTCAGAAGTCTCAGAGAGGTTTTGGTGGAAAGTGATTGATTTGGAGGAAATGTAATTTTTGTCCATATTTGAGAAAGGGACCGATGGTTGAGAAGAGTTTACGGGAAGGTGTGCGTTAGTTGTTGATAGTTGAAATTAATGCAGGATTAAATGAGAGAGGATGGTGAGGAAGTGAGGGAACTGGGTTGAGTTTCTGGTTTGATTAAGAAACTGGGTAAGAACTGATTCAAGTTGGGCGTGACTCACTGGGGAGGAAGGGAGAACTCATCTTTGAGAGAGAGTTGGGAAAAAAACAAGCTAAAGATTTGCTGGCAATCTCAGTTGActctaataaaattattattaacacTCCAATAAACTCTCCATGTCTTACATTTGCACTGTACAAACACAACCCGAAGGAAGCAAATTGCTACCAATTCACTGCATATGAAAATAGTACACAATCCCCTCAGGGccataataaaatcataatcaGTGAAtggaaatgcaaaaaaaaaaggttttgaaagACCACTTGCACGTACGTATCTTGTAAATAACTTCtattagatatataccgtaGTATTCACAATATCTGCAACTTAGCTCTCCAATTCTGCATCTGTGTCCAAGAAATCCCACCCTTCATCCAAAAGAGCTTGGTGTTCAGCTCTAGCTCTTTCCTTTTCAATTCTGCTGTCCACTGATAGGCTGTCATCGGAGGTTGTCGGGCTAATTGTCTTAGGAACCAAAACAGGCGCCGCCACGCTTTTGAGGGAAGAGCCTGAGGAAGCTAACCTGTGCTCAGGAACCAGATCAGATGCCTCGTTTTTCACATAAACTTCTCTTTCAGTAGTAGCTAAGATGCAACTAGTCTGGCTAGAGGAAAATGATTGGCTTAATGGAACATGGTTATCAAACTTCTCTTTCAGCAGCCTCACATCCTGACATATGACGGAAAGCTCTCCTCTGCACCAGGAAAGGTAACATGACagttacatttttcaaatatcatacCAAGTTCAGGAGCAGCACTCGTAAATTTTAATAGATACATGCATAGATCTGGACCATGGAGAAACTAATACCAACAAAACAAGTATGTGGTTTTACTAAACAAGAATAATTTGGATATGAGACAAATGTTTTCACTAAATTCTTGCCCAAACAAATGTTTCAATTGAAATAAAAGGGGAATAAAAAACTGGGACAATAAAATGTTCAACATTCAGGTTTCAACTTGGTTGATActagttttaaaattaagttaaaaaaaatgcgGAGGAAAAAAGATTCATgaccagaaaaaatataaaaatatgttggaaaaaaattttgtgCTCCATACACCCACTAAACTGACGCCATATTCAGGGCACCGATTATAACATGTGACAACAAATGAGAtgcatcaaatttaaaatatggttcATTTGACTTCCAAGAACAATGAATAGCTGCACACACACCTGcgcacgcacgcacacacacagaCACGTGCACGTGCACACACCCTCTCGCTCCCCCAGCACACTAAGGGAGCGAGAGAGTATGCAGAAGCCTATTAATGATTGTCTGTACAATGAAATGCGGGTACAAACTTCATTTGAAAGAAACAGAATTAAACTTACTGCAGCATATCGATAATTCGACCTCGGTCCATCAGAAACTCCCGTAACTACAAGaaagcataatttgatttaatcaTAAATCATTGTCATTTCTTTTTACTTGAAGAAGAGGGCCACAAAGGGAACAAAGTAACTACCCTGGAATTCTCCCCTGCCTCATCTTCTAGCATCTTTGACTCCTGAACGACCTTCTCCATGATTGCTTCTTGTACGGCAAGAGCATTTTGAGCGGACTCTTCTTTTTCTATCCTTTCCTGCTCAGCTGCTTTCCTCAACTCTTCTGCTGTGGCTACTCGTGCCTCTAGAGTTAGGTGCATCTGGAAGGGAAACAAGAAAACCCAAAAGTAACAAATCTTCCAATTTGGTCACATCTTGTCATACCCTTCATACAAATGGACATGGAACTATCATTATTCATGGATAATATTGTCAAAATCATTTCGATCTTTTTAATAGGGTTAGATCAACTTAGTTAGGCTAGCCAAACCCTTCTTTGCACAGGTGAGAAAGATTATGTGATCGCTGTGCAAAGAAGACATGATTCAAACCTTTTTTTGGAGATCTcaaaccaaaaccaattttCGACCCCGATCTCTTCTCATTTGTTTTGGTATACCAAACCTAGCCTAGCCTTCATCAATCACACTAAAGCAGAGCACCAAACTATGACAAGGCCCCCTTAAGGGTTAGGTTAGTCAATCCGGCCCCCCTCTTAgttatcatctcatttcttgTCTGATCGTCTTCAAGATCATCTGAACTGtgtattaattatgataatgtGTTTAGTTAAAATAAACTTCTTATGCATAATATAGGGGAAAGAGTAAATATAGAGAAAAGATAAGTCTGGGTATTTCCCTTTTGTTACAAAGTTATAGGAAAAGGGCAAGAGATAATCTTCTATTAAGCTCCAACTCCTTTTAAGAGAAAATGGGAAAAGGCTTACTTAGAGTTTTCTATCTCAATGTTTATCTCCTCCCCCTTTCCCACCTTCATGCAGAAGGCATGGTaaacaaataattagataagcAAACACCGCTACAATAATGACAATCAACTGGTGGTCAAaaggcatggtgtttggtgatGAGGcgtaacaaaattttaaatacctcGTCAAGTATTGCAAGGGATCCATCCCTTTCATCAGACATGCTGAGCAGCCGAGATTGAAGGTCCCTCACTTCAGTTGCTAAAATTGCCTTCTCTCCATACACTTCTCCTGCATGCTGCAAAGGTAGAGCTATAGGCTCAGTTTTTATCATTGTTAACTAAAGAacaaataaatccaaaaaatcaGCAGTTCTAAATACTATgtattcaattattattttacaaccATGTTATTTGCTTCCTTTGCATGTGCCaacatttgttttatttcttccaCCCTGACCAGAATATCCAGCCCTCCCCGACAAGCTTCCGCTTTGGCTTGCTCTGCAGCTTTCTCCTGGAATTCCATTTCTCTCATCATGTTGATCACTCTCTCCATGGCTGAAAGCAAGGTTTTCTGCACCATTGGTAAGTGATCAGTGACTTTCAATTAAAATGATCCATCGCATGAAGGAGTCAGATGgcaacaaatatttataaaatttagtttACTTGACATATCTGTATGCATTAAATAGAGCTAACATTAGGTATGGGTTAAGTCCACCTCAACAATGAGGAAACATCTGAAACCCTCCCtgttcaaaatttcaaagtcACCAATTATATCATGCATCATTCCCCATTCCGAATTTCAAAGTCACATTGCAATACCATTTTGCCTAATTTAACCACCTAAATATAATACATGATCATATTCGAGTTTTCATGAAATTTCAAAGAGCCTCCCAAATGAACACAACTTCCCTCCTTTTGTTGTAAGGAGATTGGCAAAGGAGATAAAGGACTCAAAGAAGCCCCAagctcataattatttttatctgaAAACTCAGAATTATAATTTATCACCCTGAAGTTGAAGTACAggagaacttttttttttttttcttcattgacTTGGAACCTCACCAAGGCAAGCAGTAAACCCGGGAATACAATACCACTCACCAGAATTGTGTATTAAGTAATTTATGGGAACTCGTAGTGCAAAAACCAAACCCAAGATGTAAGCCTACAGCTCATCCCAAGCCCAACCTTTGGCCACTAGGTTGCACTTGAATGAGTGAGTATGGGAGAAATTACAGACATAATAAATATgcatattaaaaattatatccttGTGCCTTCCTCTGTGTCCTTTTCTATGCTGTATTAACTGGAAGCATGTGCTTCTATATCTAGGAAGTAGATCTTCATAAACTCTCAAAGATTACATAAACTACAATCCAGTTTATGATTTGCATTGAAAAAGGTTTGACTATAACCACCTCTACAGAAAGGTTCTACAACATCAAGTATCTTCATCGTCTTGCTTTAGGAAAAAACAGTATCTTCATCGCCTCAAGGAATTTTGAATTTAACTAGGCAAAAAACTGATTGGAATACGCCAATAAGCAGAGCATAACGACTGACTGGCCAGCTGGGAGCAAGGAcacttcaaattataatttatttttctctaaaaactccaaaaattattCAGTGAATACAGGAGAAATTCTAGACCTAATAACTTTGCATACAAATGTCTTTCTCTCTATCCTTTTATCTATCTGTTAATTGCCTGACCCTGTGTTTGTATCTCTAATCTAGAACTAAAGATCTTCGTAGATTCTCAAGcatcttcatcatttttttataaggaataaAACACAAACAGCTTGCCatgaaagaatttaaatttaaattagagaTACAAACAAGCATTtcaaagaatttgaatttaactAGGCATGAAAACCAATTGGAATATGGCCATATGCAGAGCATAACAACTGGGAGCAAGAAATTTACAGAACTCTTCAAGTGTTTATAAAGAAATGCAGAGGATTTTGTATTGATATCACTGGCATTGAAAGTAGTGAAAAGCCACAAGGAACTGAAACAGATTAATCAGCAAGCTTCACAGTGAAAACATATATGCtaaagagcatcctcattggattAGCAATCCcaaaagtcaaattttggctaatATCACATACTTTGCCTTTTGCCTATTCCATTCAAAACCTattcccacattggattatccatgtactctctatataatattaaaatattattaattattatctttttaccTAATTTATTTTTGCCACATTTTTCAGTTCTACCGAtgatatgttaattaataatcatataattaaattattgtttaaacaatcatattttcaatggtCATTTAACGCtaatatctaaaaaatctttgatcaaactcatctaaaattccATATGAATGTCTTAATTACCAgccaaatcatattttcaatggtGATTTGATTACAATGAATTGAATGTACTACGGATCAGTATTTGTAGAGGACGTTTCCAACAGCCCCTGCAGCTAATGGGTTGTGATAGTTTCTTTTGCACCAAGTGTATTAATTAACATCTTGCATCAATTAAGAGagcacaaaaaaaaagaaccctTTCAGACTGTCCATATCCTCTCACAACCATATTCTCACAATCACAATCCACAATATAAGTGCCAACAAAATGACAatataaacacaaataaaacCTGTCCATAACTCCTTCCAGCACAAACAACACAATATGTTGGATTATGAATCAGTGCACGCAAGCTTACATCTTTCGGAGGAAAGCCCTCAATAGCGGGGTTCATACCCATCCTTGAATTAACTGCTCCAAGCTTCATCGAGAGGAACTGCAAGATCCAATAAATACAGCAAAAGTTCAAGTTCTGCAGTCTAAAGGAAATTATAATGAGGTGAAGTGGCAACAGAGACACACACCTCAACCTGGCGTTGCAGCGACTGGATGTAATTAATTGTCTCATCAAGGACAACGACTTTTCCAGTAACCTGTTCAGAGGGTAAGGACACAGTCAAGCAGAGTTGAAGCTGAAATCACGCTTTCAGATTTTTGTGTAGATATTATTAAGACTAATCTACTTATGATGTAAGAAAAGAGAACATGACTTATTAAAGACACaaaatccatcattttttatatGCTAGATTGTATAGAACTAATCAGCATAATCACTAATAGTACCTATATCAAACAACCAACAAGAAAAGTTATATACCTCATTACATCCAGGGACCAAATCTTGGAGAATTTTCATCCTCTCACTCTCCCTCCTTACCTGTCAATATGGGTCCGCTAAGTaacatttttttccaaataattgtGCTTAAAATATCAACAAAGTCGAGTTATTTATTTTCTGGAATAACTACACGATTGGAAATGAAACTACATGATTGGAAATGACAACTTCAAGGAGACAGAAGGGAATTACCCTCTCTGCTAGACTATGGCTATCAGTAGCTTGGTCCTTTCTCGCTCTCACATGAATATAGTCTTGCTTGGGTGGCTCAGAAGGTTTAGTGCTTTCTTCAGCTGACTTGTTGCCAGGCATTGAACTAGCTTCCACTTCAGCTCTTGAACCTTCATTCTCATCTCGGGATCCAGATAGTTTCATCTGTTTACCATTTAATTCCTTCTGCTCCAACAGAGTAAGCATGTTTTAATCTAGAGTTTGGAAACGAGTACTAAAATTAAGCagataaacaaataagtcatCAAAGTTGCACCCATCCCATGGAGCTTAATTCCACAAGAATTCAAACTTCCACCCTGTGGTTTAGACAACAAGATCTTAATTCtctaataaaaaagaagaaacacaCAAGATATTCGCAGCAGACCacgctttttttaaaaaaattatccaaagaCCTATTAAATCCCAAGAACATGCGGTAAAAGAAACCATTCGAATCATAAAGTTCCAATTTGGCGTCAAGTGCAAAGACAAAAATGCTCAGCATAACTTGGTTCTTTTATTGTCTTTCTTTTGGAAGTATTTTTGCACAGAAAATAATTCAGAGCATAAATTTTAAACACTTTAcaccattttaaaaaattacacagaAAAATATGCCCACTCAAATAAGATTAAGCCTTCGATTCAAGCTTTTCATCAATccaaaccaaaacataataCTCAAAATCATAGCATTTATTCTGCAATTCTTACTTCCATTTCCCGGCAACCAAACAAGTAAAAGTCAAGAATATTCGTTTATTTatggagagaaaagagaggttTGGAAGGGGAACAGAGAAATTCGaggcaaaagagagagagggtagtTGGACGGAACactttattgaataaaatacaCATTTGGtcgagctacagtaacttgcCGAATACGACCCAAGGGTGCAAGTCAGTGTAGCCCAAAGCCAATTTTATTTCGACTTTGCCTAATCCaatgcatgtgttttttttttttatgcaatatgTGGCAAATATTTGCCTaatccaatgaggatgctctaagcCTGAACAAACGTATTAGAGATCAAACATTTACTGGATACTATCAAGTGAATCAAGTTGAACTAGAATTCTATTTGACATGATGTTCATGAGGAACAGTACAGATGGGATTCTACTTTAAGATGAAGGCATTATTCACAAGCttataaaaactaaatttaaGAGTACCTTGTTATTTTTGGCATGTACAATGATCTCTTCAACAAGATGAATTTTACATTCTTGGTCAGAATGGGTAACTATGGTGTCCGGTTTTGGCTCATCCTCAACACCATTCATTTCACTGTCAAAATAGTCTTGCCTGAAAGTGACATCAGAGGAACCACTAGCCAACAGAGTATGTTCTTTGATAGATGTTGGAACCGGCATAGGCACAGATTTTCTCACCTCAGAGCTATCTAAGCACAATTCTTCTTTCTGGCATTCTCCATGGACAACCATATTAGAGTCATCATCCATAGGAAAGTCAAAATCTTTCCTATCAAGATCCAGATCATTTGCAATGACCTTGACAGCACCCTTTTCATTTATCAAAGGTGTGGTCATGCCAGGGGGGTTCATCCCTAACTCAATTTTGATAGCATTTCCCCGAGAAATCAGATCCTCACCCTTAGTATAGCCACAAAATTGTTTCTGATAATTCTTTCCTCCATGCAACATTGCATTTTCCAATAAAATCACTTCATCATTTTCAGTACATCCACATGGCtgatttttaactttatttgcaTCATAAATATCTGAAACTGTAGATTCATTCAGCGCCTCAACTATAGGTGTTGCATCAGCATGAAGAACACCAGAGCTATGGTCAGTCTCCTTGGCATCACCACAAGCTATTGGACATGGTTCTAAAGAGGGCCCCACATCTGCTGTGAAAATTACTTGCTGCTGGCTCAACAAGTCCATCTGCTTCCTAATTCCTACAGCACATTCATCatgtaatgtataataaataagtcaatCAAATCACTCACCCAATCTAATGGCAATTCAACTGCATGcataagaaaataagaaaaaaaataaacagaagTAAAAAGGAAAACCCAGGAACAATCCAGGGCTGATGCAACAAATAATGAACCATGTACAATGGACATAAAGTAATTACAACAATCAACCAAATCAAGATCCTGGAAATTATGAAGGGGAAaggttttcaaataaaatataccaTTATCATTCTCAGGAGGATTAGAAGGACCAATGGAATGAAGGGAAAAATAAGGGATAATCTCACTAAGAACAGCAAGTGCAGCTTGGTCAGCATCCTTGGAATTTTCAATAGCAACAGCCCTCAGCAAGCGAGAATCAACCTATGCAAAATGAGATGCAATATATATCTTCAATCAGATAgaagaaaagaatttttttttatataagtaagatataagagaagaaaatgtaGACAAATTAACATGGAAAGAAAAGTAAACGCATAAACAAGACAAGCTATGGGGGTAAAATGCTTAGGCCAAACTGTAATATCCAAGATTGACTATGGGAGGTTATGAATAGAATCCTATATTGCCTAGCTGGAGGTTCTAGTTGTTTATTATGATTTCAAGGGACTTCAATTGTCATattgactaatcattttggagtataagttCAAATGTGGCTTGAGCTTTCCTTGGGTCTTTACAAATGGTATCATACCTAGCCTCCAGCCAAAAGTATGCAATGTGAGACCTGCCACTCACAAAAGGAATGGCTTGACAGGGATGTCCAGGATTTAAGAGGAAAATTGTAATACCCTGAATTGAATATAGGAGTGTGGTGACTCTTGAGCAATTACATAAcatttggttaaaaaaattaaaagaaaacctTATTCGCATTAAATTCCATTTGAAGAGTGTCAGGATATTTGGATACCAAGGAGAAAACGCTGCTCAAATAAACTACAAGAAACTCCTTTTCACTCGTAGACAATGAAACTAAAGCAAAATTTATCATTCAGattaatcaaaacttcaaatACCACGATTTTTCTTTGATTGGTAACAAATAAATTACCATGAGATTTAAAACTGGGAACAAATAAAGACAAACAAATAAAGcggaaaattattatataaaaaaaaaaaaagagagtaaaatgatttttcttttacaagtaagagtaaaattaaattaaattaatctttCATTATGATACCAATTAttcaatgaaatgagattaataCCATTGGAAATATTTCCTGCAAGCATCGATAAACAGAGTTGAAGCCCATCTCCAAGAACCTCTATTCTGCACAGGAGgaaaaaaaaccatcaaattTGCAAACCTATTCCCTAAACAAAATTACTAATAATCATGAAAAGGTAAATGAAAACCGCGGGAACAGAGCAATCAAGTTAACACCAGCGTATTCTTTCAGACAAACATAAGGACATACAAAAACTCAAATCCTATGTACGGTTTCCATTTAACTAAATTTGGGGGGTGGGAAGAATGAATCTAAAAGGAAAGATAAAAACAATGACACTCATGTGAACACAGAATTTATCAACTACGGTTGGTCAAGCTAAGAAACCATAATGCTCTGCCCAAATGCGTAGAAAGAAAgggtaaaaaattataaaaa belongs to Juglans regia cultivar Chandler chromosome 8, Walnut 2.0, whole genome shotgun sequence and includes:
- the LOC108981807 gene encoding uncharacterized protein LOC108981807 isoform X2, whose translation is MGFNSVYRCLQEIFPMVDSRLLRAVAIENSKDADQAALAVLRIRKQMDLLSQQQVIFTADVGPSLEPCPIACGDAKETDHSSGVLHADATPIVEALNESTVSDIYDANKVKNQPCGCTENDEVILLENAMLHGGKNYQKQFCGYTKGEDLISRGNAIKIELGMNPPGMTTPLINEKGAVKVIANDLDLDRKDFDFPMDDDSNMVVHGECQKEELCLDSSEVRKSVPMPVPTSIKEHTLLASGSSDVTFRQDYFDSEMNGVEDEPKPDTIVTHSDQECKIHLVEEIIVHAKNNKKELNGKQMKLSGSRDENEGSRAEVEASSMPGNKSAEESTKPSEPPKQDYIHVRARKDQATDSHSLAERVRRESERMKILQDLVPGCNEVTGKVVVLDETINYIQSLQRQVEFLSMKLGAVNSRMGMNPAIEGFPPKDKTLLSAMERVINMMREMEFQEKAAEQAKAEACRGGLDILVRVEEIKQMLAHAKEANNMHAGEVYGEKAILATEVRDLQSRLLSMSDERDGSLAILDEMHLTLEARVATAEELRKAAEQERIEKEESAQNALAVQEAIMEKVVQESKMLEDEAGENSRLREFLMDRGRIIDMLQGELSVICQDVRLLKEKFDNHVPLSQSFSSSQTSCILATTEREVYVKNEASDLVPEHRLASSGSSLKSVAAPVLVPKTISPTTSDDSLSVDSRIEKERARAEHQALLDEGWDFLDTDAELES
- the LOC108981807 gene encoding uncharacterized protein LOC108981807 isoform X1 — encoded protein: MGFNSVYRCLQEIFPMVDSRLLRAVAIENSKDADQAALAVLSEIIPYFSLHSIGPSNPPENDNGIRKQMDLLSQQQVIFTADVGPSLEPCPIACGDAKETDHSSGVLHADATPIVEALNESTVSDIYDANKVKNQPCGCTENDEVILLENAMLHGGKNYQKQFCGYTKGEDLISRGNAIKIELGMNPPGMTTPLINEKGAVKVIANDLDLDRKDFDFPMDDDSNMVVHGECQKEELCLDSSEVRKSVPMPVPTSIKEHTLLASGSSDVTFRQDYFDSEMNGVEDEPKPDTIVTHSDQECKIHLVEEIIVHAKNNKKELNGKQMKLSGSRDENEGSRAEVEASSMPGNKSAEESTKPSEPPKQDYIHVRARKDQATDSHSLAERVRRESERMKILQDLVPGCNEVTGKVVVLDETINYIQSLQRQVEFLSMKLGAVNSRMGMNPAIEGFPPKDKTLLSAMERVINMMREMEFQEKAAEQAKAEACRGGLDILVRVEEIKQMLAHAKEANNMHAGEVYGEKAILATEVRDLQSRLLSMSDERDGSLAILDEMHLTLEARVATAEELRKAAEQERIEKEESAQNALAVQEAIMEKVVQESKMLEDEAGENSRLREFLMDRGRIIDMLQGELSVICQDVRLLKEKFDNHVPLSQSFSSSQTSCILATTEREVYVKNEASDLVPEHRLASSGSSLKSVAAPVLVPKTISPTTSDDSLSVDSRIEKERARAEHQALLDEGWDFLDTDAELES